A single region of the Metarhizium brunneum chromosome 6, complete sequence genome encodes:
- the Aldh6a1 gene encoding Methylmalonate-semialdehyde dehydrogenase yields the protein MRRLISRSVSASATRSPVTSAVPRSAIATSKMVSNGSSSSAVAARRIHATAHQLKPTAALASTATSYPNTHEKIQAVADTPYFIDNKFVNSTTDKFIDLPDPATNNLVTRVPQMTEEEMKAAVASAEKAFKSWKNTTVLARQQIMFRFVQLIRENWDRLAASITLEQGKTFADAKGDVLRGLQVAEAAIAAPELLKGEVLEVSKDMETRTYREPLGVVAAICPFNFPAMIPLWCIPIATITGNTIIVKPSERDPGAAMILAELVQKAGFPEGVVNVIHGAHKTVDFILDEPAIKAISFVGGNKAGEYIFSRGSANGKRVQANLGAKNHAAVLPDCNKNHFINSVVGAAFGAAGQRCMALSSLVMVGETKEWLTDIAESAKKLKVDGGFEAGADLGPVISPHSRERILSLIDSAEKEGATILLDGRNYKNPKYPNGNFIGPTLITNVTTDMKCYKEEIFGPVLVCLNVDTIDDAIDLINKNEYGNGVAIFTRSGPTAETFRRNIESGQVGINVPIPVPLPMFSFTGNKKSIAGGGASTFYGKPGINFYTQLKTVTALWQSQDAVAKKASVHMPTLQ from the exons ATGCGGCGGCTCATCTCACGAAGCGTCTCTGCCAGCGCCACCCGGTCCCCGGTGACCTCAGCCGTACCCCGATCTGCCATCGCCACCTCCAAGATGGTTTCCAACggctcgtcttcctcggccgtggccgcgaGAAGAATACATGCGACTGCCCATCAGCTCAAGCCCACGGCTGCTCTGGCCTCTACGGCCACCAGCTATCCCAACACCCACGAGAAGATCCAGGCCGTCGCGGACACGCCGTACTTTATCGACAACAAGTTTGTCAACTCGACAACCGACAAGTTCATTGACCTGCCTGACCCGGCCACGAACAACCTCGTTACTCGCGTCCCCCAGATgaccgaggaggagatgaaggcTGCTGTGGCTAGCGCCGAGAAGGCCTTCAAGTCCTGGAAGAACACGACCGTCCTGGCTCGCCAGCAAATCATGTTCCGATTTGTACAGCTAATTCGCGAGAACTGGGACAGACTGGCTGCCAGCATCACCTTGGAGCAGGGCAAGACCTTTGCCGATGCCAAGGGTGATGTTTTGCGTGGTCTGCAAGTCGCTGAGGCGGCCATCGCCGCGCCAGAGCTGCTCAAGGGTGAGGTCCTGGAGGTGTCCAAGGATATGGAAACTCGCACTTATCGGGAGCCATTGGGCGTTGTGGCTGCCATTTGCCCCTTTA ACTTTCCTGCCATGATTCCTCTTTGGTGCATCCCCATCGCTACCATTACTGGAAACACAATCATCGTCAAGCCATCTGAGCGTGACCCCGGCGCTGCCATGATCCTCGCTGAGCTGGTCCAGAAGGCTGGCTTCCCCGAAGGTGTGGTCAACGTCATCCACGGCGCCCACAAGACTGTCGACTTCATCCTCGACGAgcccgccatcaaggccattaGCTTTGTTGGAGGCAACAAGGCCGGAGAGTACATCTTCAGCCGCGGTTCCGCCAATGGCAAGCGTGTCCAGGCCAACCTGGGCGCCAAGAACCACGCTGCCGTCCTGCCTGACTGCAACAAGAACCACTTTATCAACAGCGTCGTCGGAGCCGCCTTTGGTGCCGCTGGCCAGCGCTGCATGGCCCTCAGCAGCCTAGTCATGGTCGGCGAGACCAAGGAGTGGCTCACTGACATTGCCGAGAGCGCCAAAAAGCTCAAAGTTGATGGAGGCTTTGAGGCCGGTGCTGACCTTGGCCCCGTCATTTCTCCCCACAGCAGAGAGCGCATCCTGAGCCTCATTGACAGCGCCGAGAAGGAGGGCGCCACGATCCTCCTTGACGGACGCAACTACAAGAACCCCAAGTATCCCAATGGCAACTTTATCGGTCCCACACTCATCACCAACGTCACCACTGACATGAAGTGTTACAAGGAGGAGATCTTTGGCCCGGTGCTGGTTTGCCTCAACGTCGACACCATTGACGACGCTATCGACTTGATCAACAAGAACGAGTACGGCAACGGCGTGGCCATCTTCACCCGCTCTGGCCCCACGGCCGAGACGTTCCGCCGAAACATTGAATCGGGCCAGGTTGGTATCAATGTGCCCATCCCTGTGCCGCTGCCCATGTTCTCCTTCACTGGTAACAAGAAGAGCATTGCGGGTGGCGGTGCCAGCACTTTCTATGGAAAGCCGGGTATCAACTTTTACACGCAGTTGAAGACTGTCACGGCGCTGTGGCAGAGCCAAGATGCTGTTGCTAAGAAGGCTTCTGTTCACATGCCTACTTTGCAATGA
- the RED2_3 gene encoding Dehydrogenase RED2, which translates to MPMHQGFLPREGFCLDVVLKLFRRTAGNPALLLPLVLLARFSKKGQDWAILHPKAARRLRVLFYFAVLRRLSAWYSDKLRNNWVDDKYVWSREIVLVTGGAAGIGASMVRYFAEKGITVVVLDVQPMTMKTNSRVHYYQCDLRSPDAVIAAADRIRAEVGHPSVLIHNAGVARGKTIMDSEPADVRFTFDVNTLCHYWVTKAFLPNMISQNHGIIVTVSSIAAWAGLPDMVDYGASKAAALAFHEGLSGELKFRYNAPRVRTITVHPGHTQTALFAGFNQGNSFVAPMLHPDSIAEAVVKQVLTGRSGTVVLPEAASMLSWLRALPDWHGIRVRSKAQGSMKNWSGRQVVQDVGALYQPVDGQHSEPSESTVLISEE; encoded by the exons ATGCCGATGCATCAGGGATTCCTACCCCGCGAGGGCTTTTGCCTTGATGTTGTCCTCAAGCTCTTCCGCAGAACCGCCGGGAACCCAgcccttctcctccccctcGTCTTGCTTGCGAGATTCTccaaaaaaggccaagactgGGCCATCTTGCACCCCAAGGCCGCCCGGCGCCTTAGAGTTCTATTCTACTTTGCCGTCTTGCGACGCCTGAGTGCTTGGTATTCAGACAAACTGCGCAACAATTGGGTCGACGACAAATATGTCTGGTCGAGGGAAATTGTACTTGTTACTGGCGGTGCTGCTGGCATTGGCGCAAGCATGGTGCGATACTTTGCCGAGAAGGGCATCACCGTTGTTGTACTCGATGTTCAGCCCATGACCATGAAGACCA ATTCGAGGGTACACTACTATCAATGCGACCTTAGATCGCCCGATGCCGTCATTGCGGCGGCAGACCGGATTCGAGCTGAGGTCGGCCATCCTTCTGTTCTTATCCAcaacgccggcgtcgccAGAGGCAAGACTATTATGGACTCTGAGCCAGCAGATGTCCGATTCACCTTTGATGTCAACACTCTATGTCACTACTGGGTCACCAAGGCATTCTTGCCTAACATGATTTCTCAAAATCACGGCATAATTGTCACCGTATCATCGATCGCTGCATGGGCTGGTCTTCCCGACATGGTCGACTACGGTGCTTCAAAGGCTGCCGCCTTGGCTTTCCACGAGGGCCTCTCTGGAGAACTCAAGTTTCGCTACAATGCTCCCAGGGTTCGAACTATTACGGTCCACCCTGGACACACTCAAACCGCCCTTTTTGCAGGCTTTAACCAGGGCAACTCATTCGTCGCTCCCATGTTGCATCCCGACTCTATTGCCGAGGCTGTCGTCAAACAGGTCCTCACCGGACGCAGTGGAACGGTCGTCCTGCCCGAGGCCGCCTCGATGCTGTCATGGCTCCGAGCGCTGCCCGACTGGCATGGCATCCGTGTGAGATCCAAGGCCCAGGGAAGCATGAAGAACTGGTCAGGGAGGCAAGTGGTGCAGGATGTTGGTGCTCTGTATCAACCCGTTGATGGCCAGCATTCCGAACCAAGCGAGAGCACCGTACTGATTTCAGAGGAATAA
- the MRPL44 gene encoding mitochondrial 54S ribosomal protein mL53, producing MITKFVTEISAKFNPFSACAKPARLFLTFLPPNARANGTSISTTLLPRNSTEASSVRVKFKDGKELNFDCGKMNIKGLVEEVNRHSRQLQKAADLTD from the exons ATGATTACGAAATTCGTGACCGAGATTTCGGCCAAGTTCAACCCGTTTTCGGCATGCGCAAAACCCGCCCGACTGTTCCTCACGTTTCTGCCTCCTAATGCCCGTGCCAACGGCACGTCGATATCTAcaactcttcttcctcgaaaTTCGACCGAGGCAAGCTCGGTAAGAGTCAAGTTCA AGGACGGCAAGGAGCTCAACTTCGACTGCGGAAAGATGAACATCAAGGGACTTGTTGAAGAAGTGAACCGGCACTCTCGCCAGCTGCAAAAGGCAGCCGACTTAACGGATTAA
- the IPP1 gene encoding Inorganic pyrophosphatase, with the protein MASEVSYAVRKNGALNSPEFKLYIEQQVHQKGAKVSSKVISPFHDIPLYADKEKGILNMIVEIPRWTNAKLEISKGQELNPIVQDKDKTGGLRFVRNCFPHRGYLWNYGAFPQTWEDPAHEDQHTAAYGDNDPLDVCEIGEQVGYTGQVKQVKVLGIMALLDEGETDWKVIVIDVNDPLAPELNTAEDIESKLPGLLRATNEWFRIYKIPHGKPENQFAFTGETKNKEFANDIIKECHKAWSRLLDGKTEPRQGQREKAADKIKITNTTLVGKGDYRATPPEVKPHEELPPAAVDPTSEKWYFISGNSA; encoded by the exons ATGGCTTCCGAAGTCAGCTACGCCGTTCGCAAGAATGGTGCCCTCAACTCCCCGGAATTCAAGCTCTACATCGAGCAGCAGGTTCACCAGAAGGGGGCCAAAGTCAGCAGCAAGGTCATCTCCCCCTTCCACGATATTCCCCTGTATGCCGACAAGGAGAAAGGCATTCTCAACATGATTGTTGAGATTCCCCGATGGACCAATGCCAAGCTTGAG ATCTCCAAGGGACAGGAGCTCAACCCAATCGTgcaggacaaggacaagacagGCGGCCTTCGATTTGTCCGCAACTGTTTCCCCCACAGGGGCTATCTGTGGAACTACGGTGCCTTCCCCCAA ACATGGGAGGACCCCGCGCATGAAGACCAACACACCGCGGCCTATGGTGACAACGACCCTCTTGACGTTTGCGAGATCGGCGAGCAAGTTGGTTATACCGGACAGGTCAAGCAGGTCAAGGTTCTCGGTATCATGGCCCTTCTCGACGAAGGCGAGACGGACTGGAAAGTTATTGTCATCGACGTCAATGACCCCCTGGCTCCTGAACTCAACACCGCCGAAGATATCGAGTCCAAGCTGCCCGGTCTTCTGCGTGCCACTAACGAATGGTTCCGCATCTACAAGATCCCTCACGGCAAACCTGAGAACCAGTTCGCTTTCACTGGCGAGACCAAGAACAAAGA ATTTGCCAATGATATTATTAAGGAGTGCCACAAGGCCTGGAGccgcctcctcgacggcaaGACGGAACCCCGACAAGGCCAGAGAGAGAAGGCCGCCGATAAGATCAAGAT CACCAACACTACACTTGTGGGCAAGGGTGACTACAGGGCTACGCCTCCCGAAGTGAAGCCTCACGAGGAGCTCCCCCCTGCCGCCGTCGATCCCACCTCTGAGAAATGGTACTTCATCAGCGGTAACTCAGCTTAA
- the SLD5 gene encoding DNA replication complex GINS protein SLD5, translating to MDIDDILREVDPATDSIPSGTRDLQALTRRWVAERSAPELLDWPSDGLFERVNGRIKAQIEKVEDMTGDMDPKANFSLIVLQTELERWKFLVRSYLRVRVSKIDKHTLHYLSTQELRDRLSPTELAYATRHQALLHNHYLSSFLGSFPQQLQNLNDTAGNISMIDAPDLDTAVFIRMLRSADVHGSGTDADVTLPAEEGDVLILRWSSARALVQDGDAELV from the exons ATGGATATCGACGACATCCTGCGTGAAGTCGACCCCGCCACCGACTCCATCCCCTCCGGCACACGCGATCTACAAGCCCTGACGCGTCGATGGGTAGCAGAGCGCTCAGCGCCCGAGCTGTTAGA CTGGCCGTCCGACGGGCTCTTCGAACGAGTCAACGGCCGCATCAAGGCGCAGATTGAAAAGGTCGAAGACATGACGGGCGACATGGACCCAAAGGCCAATTTTTCCCTCATTGTACTGCAAACAGAGCTGGAGCGGTGGAAATTCCTCGTCAGAAGTTACCTGCGAGTACGAGTCTCCAAG ATTGACAAGCACACCCTCCATTACCTCTCTACCCAAGAGCTCCGGGACAGGCTATCCCCCACGGAACTGGCCTACGCAACGAGACACCAGGCCCTCCTGCACAATCACTACCTGTCTTCTTTTCTAGGCAGTTTCCCACAGCAGCTGCAGAACTTGAACGACACAGCGGGGAATATCAGCATGATTGATGCGCCGGATCTGGACACGGCCGTCTTCATCCGCATGCTGAGGAGCGCCGACGTTCACGGGAGCGGGACGGATGCCGACGTCACGCTGCCGGCGGAGGAGGGTGATGTCTTGATTCTGAGGTGGTCCAGCGCGAGGGCGTTGGTGCAGGACGGGGACGCGGAGCTTGTGTGA
- the mobA_1 gene encoding 3-hydroxybenzoate 4-monooxygenase, whose protein sequence is MAPGILSSPQRSADATPTTDMDVETAVERQMEPVDEDAEDATIADLSQLRNFPEPPSDCQVCVIGAGPAGLMMAATLTRYGIHAEVVDDRADQTPVGRADGLQPKTIETFRQLRLADPLLQRGVRVYDISFWRATKDQPLHRLGREIHYPPVIDVIDPYILLVHQGIVESLFIEDLAKRGKTVRRNASFESYENIAKTGQLQVNCRTNVTQDKKTYTTQYLVGCDGAHSKVRKSIPDVAAIGMSQAAIWGVLDGELITDFPDIWSKTLVYSEEHGSILIIPRERNMTRFYIELKTWATEDRRQLGQQFVTEQARKIMAPFSVDWKYIEWFGRYQVGQRVASRFSDANTRVFLAGDASHTHSPKAAQGMNTSMHDSWNLSWKLNLAVRGLAKPVLLESYEEERRKIALDLVNFDYEHANQIAGGDAVALAKNFKANVRFISGIGAEYSSSPINRTETDSFAIPTGDARPGCLLPPAKVTRYIDSNPVDVQLDIPMLGQFRIFLLMWDVQQAAPFLSTFCHAVAGNSSFVSQLSAAASKSYAEQPRKGSAEDIYIRPERYTAVSHLFTFALITTMPKAEMEIYDLPAMLQDSRWTLYLDNIPEQDTRGTLCTNKWLGNLEPGEVAIVNVRPDGYVGSVGRWDTSNDDSGERAAEWLDDYFSGFLQIPPALKS, encoded by the exons ATGGCACCGGGAATTTTATCCAGTCCCCAGCGTTCAGCAGATGCGACCCCAACCACCGATATGGACGTTGAAACTGCGGTGGAACGGCAGATGGAGCCTGTAGATGAGGATGCTGAAGACGCCACTATTGCCGACCTCTCCCAGCTACGAAACTTCCCCGAGCCGCCGTCGGATTGTCAAGTATGTGTTATTGGTGCAGGCCCGGCCGgcctgatgatggcggcgactcTGACGAGATACGGCATTCACGCCGAAGTGGTTGATGATAGAGCCGACCAAACACCAGTAGGAAG GGCGGACGGTTTACAACCCAAGACGATTGAGACCTTCAGACAGCTACGACTAGCCGACCCTTTACTCCAACGAGGAGTCCGTGTCTATGATATTTCATTCTGGAGAGCCACGAAAGATCAGCCGCTGCACAGACTAGGCCGAGAAATTCATTACCCACCCGTAATTGATGTCATTGATCCGTATATTTTACTGGTTCACCAAGGCATCGTAGAGAGTCTATTCATTGAAGATCTAGCCAAGAGAGGCAAAACGGTGCGCAGAAACGCCTCTTTTGAATCTTATGAGAATATTGCCAAGACCGGCCAGTTGCAAGTAAATTGCCGCACGAATGTAAcccaggacaagaagactTATACTACACAATACTTGGTTGGAT GTGACGGAGCGCACTCCAAAGTCCGCAAGAGCATTCCCGATGTAGCAGCCATCGGAATGTCCCAGGCCGCAATCTGGGGAGTCTTGGATGGAGAACTCATCACAGATTTTCCTGACATTTGGTCAAAAACACTAGTATACTCAGAGGAGCACGGTTCTATTCTTATTATCCCCCGTGAGAGAAACATGACAAGGTTTTATATCGAGCTCAAGACATGGGCCACCGAGGACCGTCGCCAGCTCGGCCAGCAATTCGTCACGGAACAAGCCAGAAAGATTATGGCTCCATTCTCCGTCGATTGGAAGTATATTGAATGGTTTGGACGATATCAGGTTGGCCAGCGTGTAGCCAGTCGATTCTCCGACGCCAACACCAGGGTGTTCCTCGCCGGCGATGCCAGCCACACGCACTCACCCAAGGCCGCCCAGGGTATGAACACGTCCATGCACGACTCGTGGAATCTTTCGTGGAAGCTTAACCTGGCCGTCCGTGGGCTTGCCAAGCCAGTCTTGCTTGAAAGTTATGAAGAGGAGAGACGGAAGATAGCACTCGACCTGGTCAACTTTGACTACGAACACGCTAACCAAATTGCTGGAGGCGATGCGGTTGCCCTGGCCAAAAACTTCAAGGCAAATGTGCGCTTTATATCTGGAATCGGTGCAGAATATTCCAGCAGCCCTATAAACCGCACCGAGACAGACAGCTTTGCCATTCCTACTGGTGATGCCCGGCCCGGATGTCTCTTGCCTCCAGCGAAAGTCACCCGATACATTGACTCGAACCCCGTGGATGTCCAGCTCGACATCCCCATGTTGGGTCAATTCAGGATCTTCCTCCTCATGTGGGATGTCCAGCAGGCTGCACCTTTCCTGTCAACCTTTTGCCACGCCGTTGCTGGGAATTCGTCGTTTGTAAGCCAGCTTTCCGCTGCGGCGAGCAAATCCTACGCTGAGCAACCCAGAAAGGGCTCCGCAGAGGACATTTACATCCGTCCGGAACGCTATACCGCAGTCAGCCATCTCTTTACTTTTGCATTAATCA CAACCATGCCCAAGGCGGAAATGGAAATCTACGATCTCCCAGCCATGCTGCAAGATAGCCGCTGGACGCTGTACCTCGACAACATTCCCGAGCAAGATACCCGCGGCACGCTGTGCACGAACAAGTGGCTCGGCAATCTGGAGCCAGGCGAGGTAGCCATTGTCAACGTCCGCCCAGATGGGTACGTCGGCTCTGTCGGGCGGTGGGACACAAGCAACGACGATTCGGGCGAGAGGGCGGCCGAGTGGTTGGATGACTACTTCAGTGGGTTTTTGCAGATTCCCCCAGCACTTAAAAGCTAA
- the CALX gene encoding Calnexin yields MKFNAAAVAVSAAILAGTAHADKPEESPVVPELPTFTPTTLKAPFLEQFTDDWEKRWKPSHAKKDMKGSANEEEEWAFVGEWAVEEPYQYKGMDGDKGLVVKNPAAHHAISAKFPKKIDNKGKTLVVQYEVKLQKGLECGGAYMKLLRDNKALHQEEFSNTTPYVIMFGPDKCGHTNKVHFIFNHKNPKTGEYEEKHLSSPPTAKIVKTTELYTLIVHPNNTYAIKQNGEEVKSGSLLEDFTPAINPPAEIDDPKDSKPDTWVDEARIPDPEAKKPEDWDEDAPFEIVDEEATIPEDWLEKEPTTIPDPEAQKPEDWDDEEDGDWIAPTVPNPKCADVSGCGPWTKPMKKNPDYKGKWTAPFIDNPAYKGPWAPRKIKNPAFFEDKTPANFEPIGAIGFEIWTMQPDILFNNIYIGHSIEDAEKLAAETFKLKHPVEKALAEADKPKEEDKPKSPSDLKFLDGPVHYIKEKLDLFLTIAKNDPVEAIKFVPEVAGGIGAIIVTLAAIVVGLIGLGGSSPAVKDTAAAAKDKAKEAKDKVAQATATGAEKAKGEASKRATRSQS; encoded by the exons ATGAAGTTCaacgctgctgctgtggctgtCTCTGCCGCCATCCTGGCTGGCACTGCTCACGCTGACAAGCCTGAGGAGTCTCCTGTTGTTCCTGAACTTCCCACCTTCACT CCTACCACCTTGAAAGCTCCCTTCCTCGAGCAGTTCACCGATGACTGGGAGAAGCGATGGAAGCCTTCTCATGCCAAGAAGGACATGAAGGGTTCTGCcaatgaggaggaggaatggGCCTTTGTCGGCGAGTGGGCTGTCGAGGAGCCTTACCAGTACAAGGGCATGGATGGCGATAAAGGCCTTGTTGTCAAGAATCCGGCTGCCCACCACGCCATCTCTGCCAAATTCCCCAAGAAGATTGACAACAAGGGTAAGACTCTTGTCGTTCAGTACGAGGTCAAGCTTCAAAAGGGCCTTGAATGTGGCGGCGCCTACATGAAGTTGCTCCGCGACAACAAGGCTCTTCATCAGGAGGAGTTTAGCAACACGACCCCCTACGTCATCATGTTTGGTCCCGATAAGTGTGGCCACACCAACAAGGTCCACTTCATCTTCAACCACAAGAACCCCAAGACTGGCGAGTACGAGGAGAAGCACCTGTCGTCTCCCCCTACCGCCAAGATCGTCAAGACTACCGAGCTGTACACTTTGATTGTGCACCCCAACAACACCTATGCTATCAAGCAGAATGGTGAGgaggtcaagtctggttcTCTCCTCGAGGACTTCACTCCCGCCATCAACCCCCCCGCCGAGATCGACGACCCCAAGGACTCCAAACCCGACACCTGGGTTGACGAGGCACGTATCCCTGATCCTGAGGCTAAGAAGCCTGAGGACTGGGACGAGGACGCCCCCTTTGAGattgttgacgaggaggccACCATTCCCGAGGACTGGCTTGAGAAGGAGCCCACCACCATCCCCGACCCTGAGGCCCAGAAACCCGAGGACTGggatgacgaagaggacGGCGACTGGATCGCTCCCACTGTCCCTAACCCCAAGTGTGCCGATGTCTCTGGTTGTGGCCCTTGGACCAAACCCATGAAGAAGAACCCCGACTACAAGGGCAAGTGGACTGCCCCCTTCATTGACAATCCTGCCTACAAGGGGCCTTGGGCTCCTCGCAAGATCAAGAACCCTGCCTTCTTCGAGGACAAGACCCCCGCCAACTTTGAACCCATTGGCGCT ATTGGCTTTGAGATCTGGACCATGCAACCCGATATCCTCTTCAACAACATCTACATTGGCCACTCCATTGAGGACGCCGAGAAGCTAGCTGCCGAGACTTTCAAACTCAAGCACCCCGTTGAGAAGGCTCTGGCTGAGGCTGACAAGCCCAAGGAGGAAGACAAGCCCAAGTCTCCCTCTGATCTCAAGTTCCTCGACGGCCCTGTCCACtacatcaaggagaagctcgaTCTCTTCCTCACTATTGCCAAGAATGATCCTGTTGAGGCCATCAAGTTTGTTCCCGAGGTTGCTGGTGGTATTGGTGCCATTATCGTGACtcttgctgccattgtcgttgGTCtcattggccttggcggATCCTCTCCCGCTGTCAAGGACACTGCAGCCgctgccaaggacaaggccaaggaggccaaggacaaggttgCTCAGGCTACTGCTACTGGTGCCGAGAAGGCTAAGGGAGAGGCCAGCAAGCGAGCCACTCGCAGCCAGTCGTAA
- the MDE1 gene encoding Methylthioribulose-1-phosphate dehydratase, with the protein MATLHDDKKARLDNDAADQLITSDNPEHPANLIPSLCAKFWTLGWVTGTGGGCSIRDEDLVYIAPSGVQKELMKNTDIYVLSLSAQEPTLKQRSYLRSPPCYKPSQCTPLFLAAFTRRNAGCCIHTHSQWAVLVTLLLETQGPGLDKVFEINNIEQIKGFARGTTKQGNLGYHDTLRIPVIENTPHEEDLTEYLEEAMDRYPDTYAVLVRRHGVYVWGDNVHKAKTMCER; encoded by the exons ATGGCAACGCTGCACGACGACAAGAAGGCCCGTCTTGAcaacgacgccgccgaccaGCTCATCACCTCCGACAACCCAGAGCATCCCGCCAACCTCATCCCCTCGCTGTGCGCCAAGTTCTGGACCCTGGGATGGGTGACGGGCACTGGAGGAGGATGCTCAATCCGCGATGA AGACCTCGTCTACATCGCGCCCTCGGGCGTCCAGAAGGAACTCATGAAAAACACAGACATATACGTGCTCTCCCTCTCCGCCCAGGAGCCGACCCTCAAACAGCGCAGCTACCTCCGTTCGCCGCCGTGCTACAAGCCGTCGCAGTGCACGCCCCTCTTCCTGGCCGCCTTCACGCGTCGCAACGCCGGCTGTTGCATCCATACGCACTCGCAGTGGGCTGTCCTCGTCACTCTGCTCCTCGAGACCCAGGGCCCCGGCCTCGACAAGGTCTTTGAGATCAACAACATCGAGCAGATCAAGGGCTTTGCCAGGGGCACCACCAAGCAGGGCAACCTGGGCTACCATGACACACTGAGGATTCCTGTCATTGAGAACACCCCGCATGAGGAGGACCTGACTGAGTACCTGGAGGAGGCTATGGACAGGTATCCGGATACGTATGCCGTGCTCGTCAGGAGGCATGGGGTTTATGTATGGGGGGATAATGTGCACAAGGCAAAAACTATGTGTGAGAGGTGA